A genomic window from Silene latifolia isolate original U9 population chromosome 11, ASM4854445v1, whole genome shotgun sequence includes:
- the LOC141614792 gene encoding uncharacterized protein LOC141614792, with protein MRTQPPAFPTETTFQGPGGEELQLRLPEPATAEVTDAGMEWRLIVLRVTTVSHQDLWRMANRWRALAGDLAAREARLSQGTADPAELARVRTELEAASSTIEG; from the exons atgaggactcagcccccagctttcccgacggagaccacttttcaggggccgggtggcgaggagcttcagttgcgcttaccggagcccgcgacggccgaggtgaccgatgctggcatggagtggaggttgatcgttctgagg gtgacgactgttagtcaccaggacttgtggcggatggctaaccgctggagggcgcttgctggtgacctggctgcgagggaggctcggctttctcag ggtactgcggatccggcggagcttgctcgggtccgtactgagttggaggcagccagttCGACGATCGAGGGCtag